One Mycolicibacter sp. MU0083 DNA window includes the following coding sequences:
- a CDS encoding beta strand repeat-containing protein produces the protein MARHRRSNFKGRRSSRLFGAGSAIGAFFAFGMGPWAPPPAHADFDDVLIDLFGTDLGEGFAALGANLGDQDAWATVLDPADWTAFFGSLGDQSTWDAVLADLDLNAGAADFSLPGAADGSFDWSQVNWLVPFGDGADGTAADPDGGAGGWLYGSGGDGWDADGTDGDDGGNGGQAGLFGGDGGNGGDGYGSGDGGAGGAAGPFSWFTSGGNGGAGGDAGGNGGAGGDASQWGGFSTAGNGGDGGAGAVGLAGAVGSFANGGDGNGGTGKAGGTGGNGGAGGKGSMLFGAGGKGGAGGIGGAGGVGGTGAAGTAGTASDPDGTDGGNGGQGGEAGVGGKAGAGGAGGWFAAKGADGAAGTEGAGGNGGQGGVGGAGYDAAGDPTAEPGTDGGNGGSGGNGGAGGEGATEGEHGAGGIGGAGGSGADGAEGRTGDAGTATDPTGGAGGNGGTGGNAGAGGAGGDSGDGEHAAAGADGHAGVGGNGGVGGAGYDAASDPDAVPGTSGGDGGVGGNAGLGGLEVGGTRAAAGAAGVGGDGGDGAAGAAGNAGVAGTNGGNGSTGGRGGDGGNGGQGGLEADGETQALRGDGGNGGAGGVGGDAAKDADGDFIGNGLSPAHTDATGVGGSGGVGGTGGTGNQAGSGGTGGAGGRGVYGGTGGNGGTGGAVGDDGVGGNGGTGGAGGEGSGHGGYGGQGGAGANATGSDTGGRGGDGGVGGDTTGDGNIGSEGTLAGGHGGNGGVGGSSEQGQAGAGGNGGDGGAGAPVDSTDLDSLSTASTGGSGGTGGDGGETTDGTAGAGGTGGDGGAGALTGGHGGAGGNGGAVATDGDGTAGAGGNGGAGADGGAIGDGTTGGNGGAGGAGAAADGATAGRGGGGGGGGGGAVIAGLDGATVTDSTATGGDGSDGAAGSTTGVGSDGSTGGGAAIVANGAGSGIAHSSATGGNAGSGDAKGGIGGGGGGALIVAADGGSVSYADAVGNSGGDGTDGGTGGLGGAGLIQANGGVITGDTDTGVNSTATGGAGGDGSDGGQGGVGGQGDLWANSGGTSYGQVTGGNAGDGTGADSLGGDGGQGGIQSADGAIAHGVGTGGDGGDATDGGTGGTGGIGAVGANGVGSNALGTAQGGDGGDGDGAVGTGLGVTGAMGAVGAGNGGIVADSTASAGDAVGEQAGGRAVVIASNGGSITGSTATGTDASGTAIGGSAEITATGSGTVIDSTATGGNAGTGDDNGGTGGAGGYAMIGADQGGTVHDASATGGNGGDGTDGGAGGGGGSSAVTAGMSLGAGGTTTGAGIGGDGGDADGAGSTGGIGGAGSLASGYAKYDLGGDNGSVDGTARGGDGGDGHGGSNGGGHGGNGGQASVIAGGTDAKATGEAYGGQAGDGYDGGTGGNGYSGQVGALNDGATADGIATAGRGGDGTGLTSGGDSVVGGQGGYAYMQALGKDSEISGSTVTGGRGADGEDGVNGKVASDTKIRAEGEGDTVVNTHVTGGDSLGDVQGPGAQLVVTGGHVADSTITAGQTSETALGGSTQLHVTGGGTVTDTHLTGGDGDSGGTGKGGAANLSVDGGTVSGTTFDGGDGSDTANGGAAVGTVSGADSSVSDTQATGGNAGFGDDSGGKGGAGGKAVVTATNDSAVHDATVHGGNGGSGTDDGTGGAGGEADAEATGVNSDVSGTVTGGAGGTGDAGKGNTGGKGQILAFGNESSASGEATGGRGGDGIDGGTGGTGGLGDVITFNASSTASGTSFGGDGGAGHDGGIGGAGGQGHISTDVDEYTQPGGSASGTTYAGDGGDGYGAKGGAGGMAWVDSFRAGDASGTSTAGDGGDGGANGADGSHGGAGGDAGMALIQNAANAEVTSGDGGDGGAGGVNGAVGGQGGAGGLASIKHGDGLSATSGSGGDGGNGGTKVTSASNGAGGAGGAGGASQNAPEGGTAGDGQDGTDGQADGTKGTAGAAGTPAT, from the coding sequence ATGGCGCGTCATCGCCGGAGCAATTTCAAGGGCCGTCGCAGTAGCCGGCTGTTCGGGGCGGGCAGCGCTATCGGCGCGTTCTTCGCCTTCGGGATGGGACCGTGGGCTCCGCCGCCGGCGCATGCGGACTTCGACGACGTGCTGATCGACCTGTTCGGGACGGACCTGGGCGAGGGCTTCGCCGCGCTGGGCGCGAACCTGGGCGACCAGGACGCCTGGGCGACGGTGCTGGACCCGGCCGACTGGACGGCCTTCTTCGGCAGCCTCGGCGACCAGTCCACCTGGGACGCGGTGCTGGCCGACCTGGACCTGAACGCCGGCGCGGCCGACTTCAGCCTGCCGGGCGCGGCGGACGGCTCCTTCGACTGGAGCCAGGTCAACTGGCTGGTGCCGTTCGGTGACGGTGCCGACGGCACCGCCGCCGACCCCGACGGCGGCGCGGGTGGCTGGCTGTACGGCAGCGGCGGCGACGGCTGGGACGCCGACGGCACCGATGGCGACGACGGCGGCAACGGGGGTCAGGCCGGCCTGTTCGGCGGGGACGGCGGTAACGGCGGCGACGGCTACGGCAGCGGTGACGGCGGCGCCGGTGGGGCCGCCGGGCCGTTCTCCTGGTTCACCTCCGGCGGTAACGGTGGTGCCGGCGGTGACGCGGGCGGCAACGGTGGCGCCGGTGGCGACGCCTCGCAATGGGGCGGCTTCAGCACCGCCGGTAACGGCGGCGACGGCGGCGCGGGCGCGGTTGGACTCGCCGGTGCGGTGGGCAGCTTCGCCAATGGCGGCGACGGCAACGGGGGCACCGGCAAGGCTGGCGGCACGGGCGGTAACGGTGGCGCCGGCGGTAAGGGCTCGATGCTGTTCGGCGCGGGCGGCAAGGGCGGTGCGGGCGGTATCGGTGGCGCCGGTGGCGTCGGCGGTACCGGGGCGGCCGGGACCGCCGGCACCGCGAGTGACCCGGACGGCACGGACGGCGGTAACGGCGGTCAGGGCGGCGAAGCAGGGGTCGGCGGCAAGGCCGGTGCCGGGGGCGCCGGCGGCTGGTTCGCCGCCAAGGGTGCCGACGGCGCCGCCGGGACCGAGGGCGCCGGCGGTAACGGCGGCCAGGGCGGCGTCGGTGGCGCCGGATACGACGCGGCCGGCGACCCGACTGCGGAGCCGGGCACCGACGGCGGAAACGGTGGTTCCGGTGGCAATGGTGGCGCTGGCGGTGAGGGCGCCACGGAGGGCGAACACGGTGCCGGTGGAATCGGTGGCGCGGGCGGGAGCGGCGCCGACGGTGCCGAAGGCCGGACCGGCGACGCCGGTACGGCCACCGACCCGACCGGTGGTGCGGGCGGCAACGGCGGTACGGGCGGTAACGCCGGAGCCGGTGGTGCCGGCGGTGACTCCGGTGATGGCGAGCACGCCGCAGCCGGTGCGGACGGCCACGCCGGTGTGGGTGGCAACGGCGGCGTCGGTGGCGCCGGCTATGACGCCGCCTCCGACCCGGACGCGGTGCCCGGTACCAGCGGTGGCGACGGCGGCGTCGGCGGTAACGCGGGCCTGGGCGGCCTCGAGGTCGGCGGCACCCGGGCGGCGGCCGGTGCGGCCGGCGTCGGCGGCGACGGTGGCGACGGCGCGGCCGGTGCAGCCGGCAACGCCGGGGTGGCCGGCACCAACGGCGGCAACGGCAGCACCGGTGGCCGCGGTGGCGACGGCGGCAACGGCGGGCAGGGCGGCCTGGAGGCCGACGGCGAGACGCAAGCCCTTCGGGGTGACGGTGGCAACGGCGGTGCGGGCGGTGTCGGCGGTGACGCCGCCAAGGACGCCGATGGCGACTTCATCGGCAACGGCCTGAGCCCGGCGCACACCGACGCCACCGGCGTGGGCGGTTCCGGTGGTGTCGGTGGCACCGGTGGCACCGGCAACCAGGCCGGCAGCGGCGGCACCGGTGGTGCAGGTGGCCGCGGTGTCTACGGCGGTACCGGTGGCAACGGCGGTACCGGCGGCGCGGTCGGTGACGACGGTGTCGGTGGCAACGGCGGTACCGGTGGTGCCGGTGGTGAGGGTTCCGGCCACGGCGGCTACGGCGGCCAGGGTGGTGCCGGCGCGAACGCGACCGGCAGCGACACCGGCGGCCGGGGCGGTGACGGTGGCGTCGGCGGTGACACCACCGGCGACGGCAACATCGGTTCCGAGGGAACGCTGGCCGGCGGGCACGGCGGCAACGGCGGCGTCGGCGGCAGCTCCGAACAGGGCCAGGCCGGTGCCGGTGGAAACGGTGGCGACGGCGGCGCCGGTGCGCCGGTCGACAGCACCGACCTCGACAGCCTCTCGACGGCGAGCACCGGGGGGTCGGGCGGTACCGGCGGCGACGGTGGTGAGACCACCGACGGCACGGCCGGTGCAGGTGGCACCGGTGGTGACGGCGGCGCGGGTGCGCTCACCGGTGGTCACGGTGGCGCCGGCGGTAACGGTGGCGCGGTGGCCACCGACGGTGACGGCACGGCCGGTGCGGGCGGCAACGGTGGGGCCGGCGCCGACGGCGGTGCCATCGGTGACGGCACGACCGGCGGCAACGGGGGCGCCGGTGGGGCCGGGGCGGCCGCCGACGGTGCGACCGCGGGCCGGGGAGGCGGCGGTGGCGGCGGCGGGGGAGGCGCCGTCATCGCCGGCCTGGACGGCGCCACCGTCACCGACAGCACCGCGACCGGTGGTGACGGCAGCGACGGCGCGGCCGGCAGCACCACCGGCGTGGGCAGCGACGGCTCCACCGGCGGTGGCGCGGCCATCGTGGCCAATGGCGCCGGCAGTGGTATCGCGCACAGCAGTGCTACCGGCGGCAACGCCGGATCCGGTGACGCCAAGGGCGGCATCGGCGGTGGTGGCGGCGGCGCGCTGATCGTGGCTGCCGACGGCGGGTCGGTGAGCTACGCCGACGCGGTCGGCAACTCCGGTGGGGACGGCACCGACGGCGGGACCGGCGGGCTCGGCGGCGCCGGGCTCATCCAGGCCAACGGCGGCGTGATCACCGGTGACACCGACACCGGCGTCAACAGCACCGCCACCGGCGGGGCCGGCGGTGACGGCAGTGACGGCGGCCAGGGCGGCGTCGGCGGTCAGGGCGACCTGTGGGCCAACTCGGGTGGTACCTCTTACGGCCAGGTCACCGGTGGTAATGCCGGCGACGGCACCGGTGCGGACAGCCTCGGCGGTGACGGCGGCCAAGGCGGCATCCAGAGCGCCGACGGCGCCATCGCGCACGGTGTTGGTACCGGCGGCGATGGCGGCGACGCTACCGACGGTGGTACCGGCGGCACCGGCGGCATCGGCGCGGTGGGTGCCAACGGAGTCGGGTCCAACGCCTTGGGCACTGCGCAGGGCGGTGACGGCGGTGACGGCGACGGCGCTGTCGGGACCGGCCTCGGCGTCACCGGCGCGATGGGCGCGGTGGGAGCCGGGAACGGCGGCATCGTCGCGGACAGCACAGCCAGCGCCGGTGATGCCGTCGGCGAGCAGGCCGGCGGCAGGGCGGTGGTGATCGCGTCCAACGGCGGCTCCATCACCGGCAGCACCGCGACCGGCACCGACGCCAGCGGCACCGCTATCGGTGGTTCGGCCGAGATTACCGCCACCGGCAGCGGCACGGTGATCGACAGCACCGCGACCGGCGGCAACGCCGGCACCGGTGACGACAACGGTGGCACGGGCGGCGCCGGAGGTTACGCGATGATCGGCGCGGACCAGGGCGGTACCGTTCACGACGCCTCGGCCACCGGCGGCAACGGCGGCGACGGCACCGACGGCGGTGCCGGTGGTGGCGGCGGTAGCTCCGCGGTCACCGCGGGCATGTCCCTCGGTGCCGGGGGTACGACCACCGGCGCGGGAATCGGTGGCGACGGTGGGGACGCCGACGGCGCCGGCAGCACCGGGGGCATCGGCGGGGCCGGCAGCCTGGCATCGGGCTACGCCAAGTACGACCTCGGCGGCGACAACGGATCGGTCGACGGCACCGCGCGTGGCGGTGACGGCGGCGACGGCCACGGCGGTAGCAACGGCGGTGGCCACGGCGGCAACGGCGGACAAGCCAGTGTGATCGCCGGTGGAACCGATGCGAAGGCCACCGGCGAGGCCTACGGCGGCCAGGCCGGTGACGGCTACGACGGCGGCACCGGCGGCAACGGCTACAGCGGCCAGGTCGGCGCGCTCAACGACGGCGCCACGGCTGATGGCATCGCCACCGCAGGTCGGGGCGGCGACGGCACCGGATTGACGTCCGGCGGCGACAGCGTGGTGGGTGGCCAGGGCGGTTACGCCTACATGCAGGCTCTGGGTAAGGACTCGGAGATCTCAGGCAGCACCGTCACCGGCGGTCGGGGCGCCGATGGCGAAGACGGCGTCAACGGGAAGGTGGCCTCCGACACCAAGATCCGGGCCGAGGGCGAGGGTGACACCGTCGTCAACACCCATGTCACCGGTGGCGACAGCCTGGGCGACGTGCAAGGGCCGGGCGCGCAACTCGTCGTCACCGGCGGCCATGTCGCCGACAGCACGATAACCGCGGGCCAGACCTCGGAGACCGCGCTGGGCGGCTCGACCCAGCTGCACGTCACCGGCGGCGGGACCGTCACCGACACCCACCTCACCGGCGGCGACGGCGATTCCGGCGGCACAGGTAAGGGCGGCGCGGCCAACCTCAGCGTCGACGGTGGGACGGTCTCCGGCACCACCTTCGACGGCGGCGATGGCAGTGACACGGCCAACGGTGGAGCGGCCGTCGGCACGGTCTCCGGAGCGGACAGTTCGGTGAGCGACACGCAGGCGACCGGTGGTAACGCCGGATTCGGCGACGACAGTGGCGGTAAGGGCGGTGCCGGCGGCAAGGCGGTCGTCACCGCGACGAACGACAGTGCGGTGCACGATGCCACCGTGCACGGCGGCAATGGTGGAAGCGGCACCGACGACGGTACCGGTGGAGCCGGTGGCGAAGCGGATGCCGAGGCTACCGGCGTCAACAGTGACGTCTCGGGCACCGTGACCGGTGGCGCGGGCGGTACCGGCGATGCCGGCAAGGGCAACACCGGTGGTAAAGGGCAGATCTTGGCCTTCGGCAACGAGTCCTCGGCCTCCGGCGAGGCGACCGGCGGCCGCGGCGGCGACGGTATCGACGGCGGTACCGGTGGAACGGGCGGCCTGGGCGATGTCATCACCTTCAACGCGTCGAGCACCGCATCGGGTACCAGCTTCGGCGGAGACGGCGGGGCCGGTCACGACGGCGGCATCGGCGGTGCCGGTGGGCAGGGCCACATCTCCACCGACGTCGACGAATACACCCAGCCGGGCGGGTCGGCTAGCGGTACCACCTACGCCGGTGACGGCGGCGACGGCTACGGCGCCAAGGGTGGCGCCGGCGGCATGGCCTGGGTTGACAGCTTCCGGGCCGGCGACGCCAGCGGCACCAGCACTGCCGGTGACGGCGGGGACGGTGGCGCCAACGGTGCCGACGGCAGCCACGGCGGGGCCGGCGGGGACGCAGGCATGGCTCTGATCCAGAACGCCGCCAACGCCGAGGTGACCAGTGGTGACGGTGGCGACGGCGGTGCCGGGGGCGTCAACGGTGCGGTCGGCGGCCAGGGCGGTGCCGGCGGTCTGGCCAGCATCAAGCACGGTGACGGGCTCAGTGCCACCAGTGGTAGCGGCGGCGACGGCGGCAACGGCGGCACCAAAGTCACCAGCGCGTCCAACGGCGCCGGTGGGGCCGGCGGTGCTGGCGGTGCCTCGCAGAACGCCCCCGAGGGCGGCACGGCCGGCGACGGGCAGGACGGCACCGACGGCCAGGCGGATGGCACGAAGGGCACCGCCGGCGCCGCCGGGACGCCCGCGACCTAA